The following coding sequences lie in one Panicum virgatum strain AP13 chromosome 6N, P.virgatum_v5, whole genome shotgun sequence genomic window:
- the LOC120678057 gene encoding F-box/FBD/LRR-repeat protein At1g13570-like, with product MANNLIGQDRNTEAARGKSIHQTRPQNVQFEELPLLQDVLYSIISKLPPKEYARTSVLSSRWRCMWSECPRLTFDAAKICNGVRDDLHQHTDEFIHKVNAVLQKHQGMVVETLEIRIDFVDSLIHYLDNWIDFAVSSRTKNLTLDLKPLKFPGRNDHYMFPFKLLDDGSVRRLQHMQLSFVFLKLPSQFSGFPNLRKLYLQVVQASRKDLEHILSHCCKLEWLRIDRCNLNDELTVDGLLPHLLYLYVEHCKLTRIKFHAVNLATFRYDGEFIPIDLNHSSKLQNAYFRLNEAVSQKVLKGLPNVQCLTLRIGWQHLEKQWLWDNPLKFHHLRHLQLFMFSHFEHVDKILLYLISFLRATPFIEKLEVHYSGFALWLADVGPHRQDFGQCKYLYLKDMWITGFKAARGQLEFLLHVVENAPALEAITVDTKQRHSMDFSPYTDRGPPFEEARRIAKASLSTTSLPQNARLRVI from the exons ATGGCGAACAATCTAATAGGCCAAGACAGAAATACAGAAGCAGCTCGTGGTAAATCAATCCATCAGACTAGACCACAAAATGTTCAGTTTGAAGAACTTCCACTG CTGCAGGACGTCCTGTACTCAATTATCTCCAAATTACCACCAAAAGAGTATGCAAGGACTAGTGTTTTGTCAAGTAGGTGGAGATGCATGTGGTCAGAGTGCCCTCGATTGACATTCGATGCTGCCAAAATCTGCAATGGCGTCAGGGATGATCTGCACCAACATACAGATGAGTTCATTCATAAGGTTAATGCAGTCTTGCAGAAACACCAAGGCATGGTGGTCGAAACATTGGAAATCAGAATCGATTTCGTTGACAGCCTGATTCATTATCTCGATAATTGGATTGATTTTGCTGTGTCGTCACGGACAAAGAACCTAACTTTGGATCTGAAGCCCCTGAAATTTCCGGGGCGTAACGACCACTATATGTTTCCTTTCAAACTTTTAGACGACGGAAGTGTAAGACGTCTGCAGCATATGCAGCTTAGCTTTGTATTTCTGAAACTACCTTCTCAATTCAGTGGTTTTCCAAATCTAAGAAAGCTTTACCTACAAGTGGTACAGGCCAGCAGAAAGgatcttgaacatatcctgtcCCATTGTTGTAAACTTGAGTGGCTACGGATAGACAGATGCAATCTCAACGATGAACTAACGGTGGATGGTCTGTTACCCCATCTCCTCTACTTGTATGTTGAGCACTGCAAATTAACAAGGATAAAATTCCATGCTGTGAATCTAGCCACCTTCAGATACGATGGAGAGTTTATACCTATCGACCTCAACCACTCTTCCAAGCTGCAAAATGCATATTTTAGGTTGAACGAGGCAGTTTCTCAGAAAGTTCTGAAGGGCCTTCCGAATGTACAATGTCTGACTTTGCGTATTGGGTGGCAACATCTTGAG AAGCAATGGTTGTGGGATAACCCATTGAAGTTTCATCATCTCAGGCACTTGCAGTTATTCATGTTTTCACATTTCGAACATGTTGACAAGATTCTTCTTTATTTAATATCATTTCTGAGAGCCACGCCATTCATTGAGAAGCTGGAGGTCCAT TACTCTGGCTTCGCCTTATGGTTGGCCGATGTAGGCCCTCACCGACAGGACTTTGGGCAATGTAAATACCTTTATTTGAAGGACATGTGGATCACTGGATTCAAAGCAGCAAGGGGACAACTCGAGTTTCTTTTGCACGTCGTGGAAAATGCGCCTGCGCTGGAGGCCATAACCGTAGATACGAAACAACGGCATTCTATGGACTTTTCGCCATATACAGACAGGGGACCACCCTTTGAGGAAGCAAGGAGGATCGCCAAAGCTTCCTTGAGTACAACATCACTCCCG